A genome region from Schistosoma mansoni, WGS project CABG00000000 data, supercontig 0169, strain Puerto Rico, whole genome shotgun sequence includes the following:
- a CDS encoding MKI67 FHA domain-interacting nucleolar phosphoprotein (Nucleolar protein interacting with the FHA domain of pKI-67) (hNIFK) (Nucleolar phosphoprotein Nopp34), putative: MLKVEARGPDFTLLYESMTNNLVVLHITRLPKYFGPSELRKYIEQFGKVHDLHIPKSRKTGKWKDSAFVRMSNEVAPLVSSTLNNLLQFNKIIKCEILPDNKRLFRTSKYLRSSTRASHEENQTMATIKRVTALNALKGKDFTNSSVRKSLPQAVRRRKHNFQKRLAAIKKTNLNFRFHEANIS, translated from the exons ATGCTGAAGGTTGAAGCGCGAGGGCCGGACTTTACGTTACTTTATGAAAGCATGACAAACAATCTCGTTGTACTGCATATAACTCGCTTACCCAAATATTTTGGACCATCTGAATTGCGAAAATACATTGAGCAATTTGGAAAAGTTCATGATCTCCATATACCAAAGTCTAGGAAG ACTGGTAAGTGGAAAGACAGTGCTTTTGTCCGAATGTCGAATGAAGTCGCTCCTCTCGTATCCTCGACATTAAACAACTTGCTGCAattcaacaaaataataaagT GTGAAATCTTGCCAGACAATAAAAGACTGTTTCGAACAAGCAAATACCTACGAAGTTCAACTCGTGCATCACATGAAGAAAATCAAACCATGGCGACAATAAAACGTGTTACAGCCCTGAACGCCCTCAAGGGAAAGGATTTTACTAATAGTTCAGTAAGAAAATCATTACCCCAAGCTGTCCGAAGGCGTAAACATAACTTTCAGAAACGACTTGCAGCAATCAAAAAGACCAACTTGAATTTCAGATTTCATGAAGCTAATATATCATAA